Proteins encoded together in one Acipenser ruthenus chromosome 40, fAciRut3.2 maternal haplotype, whole genome shotgun sequence window:
- the LOC117397439 gene encoding B-cell CLL/lymphoma 9-like protein isoform X2 has translation MHPDSKLTNHGKQVNSSAQSQHQNVSQGPAGSLGSKGAGAGNHGGGGGGKANQISPGNSGLKSQAGGGVGPLKGKRERSVSIDSGEQREALTPSLEPDSKEGVMRSKRRCVLEKKQPYSGDEWCSGAESEEEEDKPITAAPGPAKHRGDHSRAGPPQPPPGSNPLSSLCESASSVVPLGMGAGLRAELGSGPKPLVYVFTTNLANSAAEAVMQGRADSIVVFHQQTVPRTKLDKCLPPPSKVLGLPDQLHAATPPGGTPKSQSGTPRPSSSGQLNPAGTPSSVGPPEGATDEPPDALTLPSSSGGNKKSSSTNNHSNNSLPPSGGSATNSSSSKPLPGLVEPPSVPPTPPPPAPAQQGDSDPGNVPAQRGGNTEGLSKQQLEHRERSLQTLRDIERLLLRSGGGGGVVGPGGDPSTNNNNNNGSLGPNCSNNGPNSSPQAPPPPALGGNPNQQQQVKKYEEPLQSIISQTQSLVGGLDEPAMSQGGCGGPPPPHLQHPHPPHSHMHPSHHGLPPHSSPSSLDMCLLMNQQDGLTPEQMAWRKLQEEYYQEKRRKQEQIGLHPHPHPRMMGDGGPEMGMTGMIRGPPPPYHSKAGEPLPPQQQQWLPGMAGGGGNGGRMLEMHLEGGGPRGPRFHPGMQRLGPGPGGGGYPGGGNPGGMMGLDPMGPMNPMQRPPGRPSMGWLEDMPPMGGGGGGGGPPVGFGGYPPMQHLQGDPERMLNPRAREEMFRMMEKRQIQGMQRQAAMNQAMEMERMQQQQQGGGNGPRMMEQAGGPGGGFANSVGDPMDFPGSRAMMGSPMGGVGCGGGHQQPPMRELVEHQMGNLNMNMNVNMNMNLNLQMNQQQQQMLMTQKMRLAGGPLNELLHQEEMARSRAQNGGGMAGNKMMMPGGGPFPNQGPFPGGPGGYLPQDMGNPQTPQEMFSPDQQGPPMGGTSRLSHMPRSGGGVLGGRRPSDLTINVHPMNSPGMPPHHLKSPTVNQVHSPMLPSPSPAGLKSPQLSSLGGPPNPGPPPSSSMKSSPQVLGPSSLGVRSPTGGSPSRLKSPSVPVPSPGAWAPSPKTALPSPGVPQGGKGGNAMDSGPHPPRSNTCGGINPSMPFTSSPGGAPSQNPLSLIMSQMSKYAMPSSTPLYHDAIKTIATSDDELLPDRPLLPGGNMAGESRGARVVILDRQGCLVMVLESCDSTPGLTGVGGNHQPPPMHSPMGMVLPGQQPPLSHDPSGPMLHSPNPMNMPSMHGGGGNPMLMAGGPQDHMGPRNGSPMLPQNQMGGGVTGGGFPRLQPPPHGPMHSPGMGMGAGLPQAYPPGMTLPPPDEVMVPHPGQMHLLKGLSHQQQQQQQQHRPPSASYLGDADLSDVIRSTPTGIPEFDLSRIIPSEKPSSTLQYFPKSNESLQQQQPHHKQQQPPSSSSSNPHLINLQNMMAEQQLPVQPPPGRPPMGGPRSMGGMGGMQMCHPGHMMGRTAMPPPQQGMMVNNMHPHPGVMSPSQHSLLAQQNLMMMQAKQQRSMSVSGDMYGQQGHLMSPQGALMGPPNLQQGMMVPAQMRQRSISLDGPMGYGPGSMANLPF, from the exons ATGCACCCGGACAGTAAACTGACCAATCATGGCAAGCAAGTGAACAGCAGCGCCCAATCACAGCACCAGAATGTAAGCCAGGGGCCCGCCGGCAGCCTGGGGTCGAAGGGCGCGGGGGCGGGGAATCATGGTGGCGGAGGAGGAGGCAAAGCCAATCAGATCTCTCCGGGGAACTCGGGGCTCAAGAGCCAGGCAGGGGGGGGCGTTGGGCCCCTGAAGGGGAAGAGGGAGCGCAGCGTCTCCATCGACTCCGGGGAGCAGAGAGAGGCCCTGACCCCCAGCCTCGAACCCGACTCCAAAG AGGGCGTGATGCGCAGTAAGCGCCGCTGCGTTCTGGAGAAGAAGCAGCCCTACAGCGGGGACGAGTGGTGCTCGGGAGCGgagagcgaggaggaggaggacaagCCAATCACAGCTGCCCCTGGCCCTGCCAAGCACC gagggGATCACTCGAGGGCAGGCCCCCCCCAGCCGCCCCCTGGTTCGAACCCGCTCTCCTCGCTCTGTGAATCAGCTTCCTCGGTGGTGCCGCTGGGCATGGGAGCAGGGCTTCGCGCTGAGCTGGGCTCCGGCCCCAAACCCCTGGTCTACGTCTTTACCACCAACCTCGCCAACAG TGCTGCCGAGGCGGTGATGCAGGGCCGGGCGGATTCCATCGTGGTGTTTCACCAGCAAACCGTCCCGCGCACCAAACTGGACAAG tgcCTCCCGCCTCCCTCCAAGGTCCTTGGCCTTCCTGATCAGCTCCACGCTGCCACCCCTCCAGGCGGGACCCCCAAATCGCAGAGCGGCACCCCCAGACCTTCCTCGAGCGGGCAGCTGAACCCAGCCGGCACCCCCTCTTCCGTGGGACCCCCAGAAGGAGCGACAGACGAGCCCCCAGATGCCCTGACTCTGCCCTCGTCTTCGGGGGGCAACAAGAAAAGCAGCAGCACTAACAATCACAGCAACAACAGCCTCCCCCCGTCCGGGGGCAGTGCGACCAACAGCAGCTCCTCAAAACCACTTCCAGGATTGGTAGAGCCTCCCAGCGTCCCGCCCACCCCTCCTCCCCCTGCCCCTGCCCAGCAAGGAGATTCGGACCCTGGGAACGTGCCAGCCCAGAGGGGCGGGAACACAGAGGGTCTCTCCAAGCAGCAGCTGGAGCACAGGGAGCGCTCCTTGCAGACCCTGAGAGACATTGAGCGCTTGCTGCTCCGCAGTGGTGGGGGGGGTGGCGTAGTCGGTCCAGGAGGAGATCCCAgtactaataacaacaacaacaacgggAGCTTGGGGCCAAACTGCAGTAATAACGGACCCAACAGCAGCCCCCAAGCCCCCCCTCCTCCTGCCCTGGGAGGGAACCCAAACCAGCAGCAGCAAGTCAAGAAATACGAAGAGCCTCTGCAGTCTATTATCTCCCAGACACAAAGCCTGGTTGGCGGGCTGGATGAGCCCGCCATGTCCCAAGGGGGTTGTGGGGGTCCTCCTCCTCCGCATCTCCAACACCCCCACCCTCCTCACTCCCACATGCACCCCTCCCACCACGGCCTGCCCCCCCACTCCTCCCCGTCCTCCCTGGACATGTGCCTGCTGATGAACCAGCAGGACGGGCTGACACCCGAGCAGATGGCCTGGCGCAAGCTGCAGGAGGAGTACTACCAGGAGAAGCGTAGGAAGCAGGAGCAGATTGGGCTGCACCCCCACCCGCACCCCAGGATGATGGGAGACGGGGGCCCCGAAATGGGCATGACTGGGATGATTAGGGGCCCTCCGCCTCCTTATCACAGCAAAGCCGGGGAGCCGCTGCCaccccagcagcagcagtggcTCCCAGGAATGGCAGGGGGTGGGGGCAACGGAGGCAGAATGCTAGAGATGCACCTTGAGGGAGGGGGTCCAAGGGGGCCTCGCTTCCATCCTGGCATGCAGAGGCTGGGGCCCGGGCCTGGGGGCGGGGGGTACCCTGGAGGGGGCAACCCTGGAGGAATGATGGGCCTGGATCCAATGGGCCCCATGAACCCCATGCAGAGGCCTCCGGGCCGGCCCAGTATGGGCTGGCTGGAGGACATGCCCCCgatgggaggaggaggaggtggtggtggcccCCCAGTTGGTTTTGGGGGGTATCCACCCATGCAGCACCTGCAGGGGGACCCCGAAAGAATGCTGAACCCCAGGGCTAGGGAGGAGATGTTCCGCATGATGGAGAAGAGGCAGATACAAGGAATGCAGAGGCAGGCAGCCATGAACCAGGCGATGGAGATGGAGaggatgcagcagcagcagcaggggggaGGCAACGGGCCAAGGATGATGGAGCAAGCTGGGGGTCCAGGAGGGGGGTTCGCTAACTCAGTGGGGGACCCCATGGATTTTCCAGGGTCCCGGGCCATGATGGGGTCTCCGATGGGGGGTGTGGGGTGCGGAGGGGGTCACCAGCAGCCCCCCATGAGAGAATTGGTTGAGCATCAAATGGGGAACCTGAACATGAACATGAACGTGAATATGAACATGAACCTCAATCTGCAGAtgaaccagcagcagcagcagatgctCATGACCCAGAAAATGAGGCTAGCGGGGGGTCCCCTCAACGAGCTTCTGCACCAGGAGGAGATGGCCCGATCCCGAGCACAGAACGGAGGGGGGATGGCCGGGAACAAGATGATGATGCCGGGTGGCGGACCCTTCCCTAATCAAGGACCCTTCCCTGGGGGCCCAGGAGGCTACCTGCCCCAGGACATGGGCAACCCCCAAACCCCGCAAGAAATGTTCAGCCCCGACCAGCAAGGGCCGCCCATGGGGGGCACCTCCAGACTGAGCCACATGCCCCGCAGTGGTGGGGGAGTTCTGGGGGGGCGCAGACCCTCTGACCTCACCATCAACGTTCACCCCATGAACTCCCCCGGCATGCCTCCCCACCACCTGAAATCCCCCACCGTCAACCAGGTGCACTCCCCCATGCTTCCCTCCCCCTCGCCGGCCGGCCTCAAGTCTCCCCAGCTGTCCTCGCTAGGGGGACCCCCCAATCCCGGCCCCCCGCCCTCCTCTTCCATGAAATCGTCCCCGCAGGTGCTCGGACCCTCATCTCTGGGGGTGCGCTCTCCCACAGGGGGGTCCCCCAGTAGGCTCAAGTCTCCCTCGGTGCCCGTCCCCTCCCCTGGTGCTTGGGCCCCCTCCCCAAAGACTGCACTACCCAGCCCGGGGGTGCCTCAGGGGGGTAAGGGCGGGAACGCCATGGACTCAG GCCCCCACCCCCCACGGAGCAACACCTGCGGAGGCATCAATCCCAGCATGCCGTTCACCTCCTCCCCGGGAGGCGCTCCTTCCCAGAACCCCCTGTCCCTCATCATGTCCCAGATGTCGAAGTACGCCATGCCCAGCTCCACACCCCTCTACCACGACGCCATCAAGACCATCGCCACCTCGGACGACGAGCTCCTGCCAGACCGCCCCCTGCTGCCCGGAGGGAACATGGCAGGTGAGAGCAGAGGGGCGCGGGTAGTGATCCTAGACAGGCAGGGCTGTCTAGtcatggtcctggagagctgtgattccactccaggtttaacag GTGTCGGGGGTAACCACCAGCCCCCTCCGATGCACAGCCCCATGGGAATGGTCCTGCCAGGGCAGCAGCCCCCTCTATCCCACGATCCCTCTGGGCCAATGCTACACTCCCCAAACCCTATGAACATGCCCAGCATGCACGGCGGTGGGGGGAACCCCATGCTCATGGCGGGGGGCCCTCAGGATCACATGGGCCCCCGGAACGGCTCCCCCATGCTGCCCCAAAACCAAATGGGTGGGGGTGTAACCGGAGGAGGGTTTCCCAGACTGCAACCCCCTCCCCACGGACCCATGCACTCCCCTGGGATGGGAATGGGAGCGGGGCTGCCTCAAGCCTACCCCCCCGGCATGACTCTGCCCCCTCCGGATGAGGTCATGGTGCCTCATCCAGGACAGATGCACCTCCTGAAGGGCTTGtcccaccagcagcagcagcagcagcagcagcacaggccCCCCTCAGCCTCCTATCTGGGGGACGCAGACCTGAGCGATGTGATCCGCTCCACTCCGACGGGCATCCCCGAGTTCGACCTCTCTCGGATCATCCCGTCGGAGAAGCCCAGCAGCACCCTGCAGTACTTTCCCAAGAGCAATGAGTccctgcagcaacagcagcctcaccacaagcagcagcagcctccatcctcctcctcctccaaccCCCATCTCATCAACCTGCAGAACATGATGGCAGAGCAGCAGCTGCCCGTCCAGCCCCCTCCCGGCCGCCCCCCCATGGGGGGTCCCAGATCCATGGGGGGGATGGGGGGCATGCAGATGTGCCACCCAGGCCATATGATGGGCAGGACAGCCATGCCCCCTCCCCAGCAGGGCATGATGGTGAACAACATGCACCCCCACCCGGGTGTCATGTCTCCCTCCCAGCACAGCCTCCTGGCCCAGCAGAACCTCATGATGATGCAGGCCAAGCAGCAGCGAAGCATGTCCGTCTCGGGAGACATGTACGGCCAGCAGGGGCATTTAATGTCCCCCCAGGGGGCTCTGATGGGCCCGCCGAACCTGCAGCAAGGCATGATGGTCCCAGCGCAGATGAGACAGCGGAGTATATCTCTGGATGGGCCTATGGGATACGGACCGGGCAGTATGGCTAACCTgcccttttaa